In Oxalobacteraceae bacterium OTU3CINTB1, the sequence TCGCGCTCCGGTGTCAGCAGATAGCTGTCCTTGGGCTTGGGATCTACCGGCCAAGTGAATTTGGTCGACAATACCGCCCCGATACCGATGGTCGAGGCGAAATCATCGCCGCCATCACTCAGCTCGACGTGGTCGCCAGCGTATGGGGCGGAGCGGCCCATCAGCGCCTTCAACGTCTTGCCTTTGTGGCGTATCTGCCAAGACGACAAGGGGTCGGCCGAAGGCGCTTGGTTCATGTACGGGAAGTTATGGAAGGCGTACGAGGTTCCGCAGGGGCAAAGCTCCACCACCGCATTGGGATTGATCTCGCGCGCGGTGTCGTACACCATTTTCCAGAAGTCCTGCAGCTTCTCGTAAGATTCCTCGGGCCGCGCATGCTTGTGCGCCGGGTTGTAGCAGGGTGCAACGCCGTTCAAATGCTGGCCGTCAATCTTGAGGCCCTGATAGCCCCACTCGCCGAAAATCTTGCGTATCCATTTTCGCGTCATCTCGATGGTTGGTTCATAGGCCGGGCATAGGTAGAAACTGTTCCACCACGTGATCAGTTGCGGTGCACCGTTCTTGTCCAGCAAAAGCATGTCCGTGTGATCATGCAGCAGGTCCGACCCCGGATCAACCGCCAGTGGCGTAATCCACAGCCGCGCTTTCAGGCCCGCGTCCTTGATTGAGCCGACCAGGCTGCGCATGTCGGCGTCGCCATTCGGGAACTTTTTAGAGTCAAGCTTCCAGTCACCTTCATTGTTCTGCCAGCCGTCATCGAGTACAGCCCATTCGAGGCCGAGCTCCTTAGCTTTTTGCAGTGTGCCAATCATAAGCGGCACGGTAAAATTGCGCTCGTAACCCCAAGCGCACCAGATCGGCTCGTATGATTCGGCCGGTGCCTGAGGGGCACTGATGCCGCGTACAGCCATCGCCTGCCGATACTGGTCCAGCGCTGAGAAATAATCACCTTTGTGCAGCGCCAGGAAGGTATCCATCGTCTCCAGCGTTTCGCCGGGCTGCAGCGTTGCCTCGGTTTCGAAATCGACCGCCAATGATGCCCCGCCAGCCACCGAGCGCACGGGTAATGCCACAAGCCTTGGCACGGTGTCGAGGTGGCCAACGGCCAGGCCGCAGTCTCGGTTCCATACATCAACTGCCGGCGTCCCACTGCCGTAGTCAGAAGCGTTCATGCCCATGAAGTTACGCTGGTCGAAACCGTCCACTAGCGGTTGTATCCAGTCGCGCCGGTCGGCGTGCGATGCCCCGGAGAACGTCCAGAACGCAGCCTTGCGACCGGCTGCTGGCCGCAGCGTATGGGCGCTGTTGGACCAGCCGGCAACCGTCAGTGAGTTGTTGCCGACATTGCGGTAAGCGACGCGGATGACGGCAAAGCCAGACAATCGGTCATAGAAGGTCACCGTCACGGTTTTTTCGATGCCTTCGGCCGATTTGCCGCTTAAGCGATGCCTCACGCCCGGCCCCTGTGGGCCGTCCACGCGGTCAGCCGCTTGCGAGGACAATGCAAAGCGCTCGATCCAGCGACCGTTGGCGGCGTTGGCCGCGTTGGCGCTGGCGGCTACGACGGCTGCGTTGATGCCGGCGCCACTGGGGCCACTGTCGGCATGTGCACCCTGCACCACCCTGAGACGCTCGCTAGGCTCGAACGCCGTCACCGCCGCCGGTCGTGGCCCGAGCCGCGAGACTACGCGGCATTGCAACTGGCCATCGAATTCCAGGGCCATGGAAGCATCGCCGATTCGCGCTACATCCTTGCCTTTGGCGCCAGGCGCCACGGCGGCGGTGGCGTCGGCCACAGTTGACGCCACTGCCGTCCCAGCCAGCCACTGCAGCAAAGTGCGGCGGCGTAGATCCAGTTCTTTGTTCATGAGTCTCCCTTTTTTTATTGCCAGGCCGTTGGATAAGCCTGCTCCGCGTTGATGCGATAGAGTTTGTCGATCACTGCGCGCGGTAGCGCTAAGCCGCGCACAGGCTTATCGAGTTCCGGCACGGCGAAGCTGTCGCCCGTGACGAAGTAGCGCCAGTCGCGCCGCCAAACCGTGCCCATGTCCGCGACGAATGCCGCATCGTCCTGCTCTGCCGACTGCGCTAGGTCGGAACCATACATCAGCCGATCCTGATATTTGATGAAAAAAGCGCGTACCGTTTCAAGGTGCCGCTGCGACTGGTACTGCAACTGACCAATACGGGCGGCGACGTCAAGCCTCACGCCTGGGTGCTCATCGAGAAACCGTCCGATCCGGCCAACGTCATATTCCAGGGACGCAAGGTGTACGCCCGTAAAACGCATTTTCGGATGCTGCGCCAGCAGGTGGTCGCGCGCGGCCATCTGCTGCTCGTAACTGGGCATTTCTGGATGCAAGTACATATGATAGGCGGGATGATTCTTGAAATATTCGCGGTCATTGTTGACCGACATCTTTTCGATCGGCAACCAGCAGTTGTGAGGCTCGCCCTGATGCCCCAGCACCATGGCGCCGCGTTGCGTCAAGGCGTTGAACAATGGTGCGAAGCGGGCGTCATCTATCATCACCAGCTTACCCTGGCCGTCGCGTAAACTCATACCGATATTCTTCCAGACCTTGACACCCACGGCGCCGTCAACCAGTGCCGCATCGATGCTTTTCAGTGTTGCCTCATTCCAGCCCGGCTGGTCGAAGCCGTCGGTGGAGAAAGTTGCGACCCAGGCCACCTGCCGGGGATGTTGATGTCGGAGCGCGCTGGCCACCTTGCGCTGCTGGTCGAGCGACGGAAAATCCGGATAGTCGACGTTGATGGTCAACGCACGGAAATTGTCCTTACGTGCCAGCGCCAGCCAGGCGTCCTGGTTCTTACCATGCAAGTGCAGGTGCGCATCTATCTTCGGGATTTTTTCGAAGTCGTCCATGGTGTAGCCATCGGCCGCAAAAGACGGAGCGGCGATCAGGGCCGCGACAAGGGTAGTTAAGAGAGGCCAACGCATATAAAACTCCTTTTTTAGTCTGCCAAGCGTTCCAACGCAGCGAAGTCGAGCGGCGAGCCGGAGCTGCGGGCGGCATACAGCGCGGCACCCAGCACTGGAGCCAGGCGCGGCGCCACCAAACGATAGGAAGCTCCACGCGCCGCCAGCGCAAGGGCGAATGGTGCGCGCAGCGGACCGTCTTCACCAAACAGGCCGCCGGTATAGGACACAGCCAAGCACTGGGCAGCATCGATACCCAGCCCTGTCCTGACTGCATCGACCAAGGCGGCCAGCTCCGAGGCGCCGGCGGCGATGATAGTTTGCGCCTGGCTGTCTCCGCGCGCAGCAGCTTCCGACACAAGTCGAGATAATCCAGCAATGCGGCTGCGTTCTCCTTTGAGGTCGCCGTAGACGACCTGACACAGATCCAGATCGTCCCTCAAAGCCAAACGCTCGCGCACCAGTTGAAGCAGCGGCCCGCGTGGCGCACGGCCATCGCTCATGCGCGAGAACAGCGCGAGACCGGCGCGCGCGATCCAGTGCGCCGAGCCCTCGTCGCCGAACAATTCGCCCCAGCCGCCGGCTCGCGCCCGGAGCCCTGCGAATTCGCCGTAAGCCATCGAGCCAGTACCTGCGATGACGCTGATGCCGTCCGCGCCTGCTAGTGAACCTGCCCAGCTGCACACCATGTCGTTGCCGCAAAGGTAGCGGCCATGGCCCAGCACCGCGAGCGGCAGAGCATCCAGTCGCGCCTGTACAGTGCGATCTTCACCGTAGGCCGGCAGCCCGAAGAAAGAAAAGCTTATATCTGCCGCAGTAACGCCGGCCGCTGCAAACAGCGCAGCACAGCCACGCGCCAACAGGGCCGACACACCGGCCATGCCTACCTCGATATAATATGCACTGCTTTCCTGATGCCGCGCCAGCACCCGCCCCGCACTGTCGATCAGTGCAAATGCTGTTTTGGTGCCGCCGCCATCAACCCCGAGGAACATGCAGCTCTCCTGCCAGCGGATAGATTGTCACTCCACGCACCACGCGATTGACGGTGCCCGAAACGCTTGGCGTATCCGGGCGCAGCCCTTGCGCCAGGGACTGCAGTAGCGCAAACGACTGGCAGAACAAAATGTAGGGGAGCGCCAGCGCAAGGTCACAAACAAATTCTGCACCTTCCAGCACCACGCAGTCGTCGTCCAATTCCGGCCCTGTCTGACCGCTCAGTGCAAGCACGCGACCGGCGCGACCATCATTGCGCAGTTCTCGCAGCAGGTCCAGATCGTAGCGGCGCGCCTGCCGATCATTGGACAGCAGCACCACGACCAGCGTTTCATTGTCGACGACCGTCTTCGGACCATGACGGAAACCCAGCGGCGAATCGAACAATGCCACCACCCGACCATCGGTCAACTCCAGCAGTTTGAGCGAAGCTTCGCGCGCCAGCCCGCGCAACTCGTTGCTGCCCAAATAGACTACGCGCTTGTATTTTTGCGCCACCAGTGATTGCAGCAGCGGCAACGCAG encodes:
- a CDS encoding amidohydrolase family protein gives rise to the protein MRWPLLTTLVAALIAAPSFAADGYTMDDFEKIPKIDAHLHLHGKNQDAWLALARKDNFRALTINVDYPDFPSLDQQRKVASALRHQHPRQVAWVATFSTDGFDQPGWNEATLKSIDAALVDGAVGVKVWKNIGMSLRDGQGKLVMIDDARFAPLFNALTQRGAMVLGHQGEPHNCWLPIEKMSVNNDREYFKNHPAYHMYLHPEMPSYEQQMAARDHLLAQHPKMRFTGVHLASLEYDVGRIGRFLDEHPGVRLDVAARIGQLQYQSQRHLETVRAFFIKYQDRLMYGSDLAQSAEQDDAAFVADMGTVWRRDWRYFVTGDSFAVPELDKPVRGLALPRAVIDKLYRINAEQAYPTAWQ
- a CDS encoding alpha-galactosidase, which gives rise to MNKELDLRRRTLLQWLAGTAVASTVADATAAVAPGAKGKDVARIGDASMALEFDGQLQCRVVSRLGPRPAAVTAFEPSERLRVVQGAHADSGPSGAGINAAVVAASANAANAANGRWIERFALSSQAADRVDGPQGPGVRHRLSGKSAEGIEKTVTVTFYDRLSGFAVIRVAYRNVGNNSLTVAGWSNSAHTLRPAAGRKAAFWTFSGASHADRRDWIQPLVDGFDQRNFMGMNASDYGSGTPAVDVWNRDCGLAVGHLDTVPRLVALPVRSVAGGASLAVDFETEATLQPGETLETMDTFLALHKGDYFSALDQYRQAMAVRGISAPQAPAESYEPIWCAWGYERNFTVPLMIGTLQKAKELGLEWAVLDDGWQNNEGDWKLDSKKFPNGDADMRSLVGSIKDAGLKARLWITPLAVDPGSDLLHDHTDMLLLDKNGAPQLITWWNSFYLCPAYEPTIEMTRKWIRKIFGEWGYQGLKIDGQHLNGVAPCYNPAHKHARPEESYEKLQDFWKMVYDTAREINPNAVVELCPCGTSYAFHNFPYMNQAPSADPLSSWQIRHKGKTLKALMGRSAPYAGDHVELSDGGDDFASTIGIGAVLSTKFTWPVDPKPKDSYLLTPEREGQWRKWISIYRDKMLSNGVYRGELYDIGFDKPEGHVVQKDRNMYFAFYAPRWDGPVEIRGLGPGRWRLRNYADDKDIGEVDGGRPQRLTLRFERALLLEATPV
- a CDS encoding N-acetylglucosamine kinase; the protein is MFLGVDGGGTKTAFALIDSAGRVLARHQESSAYYIEVGMAGVSALLARGCAALFAAAGVTAADISFSFFGLPAYGEDRTVQARLDALPLAVLGHGRYLCGNDMVCSWAGSLAGADGISVIAGTGSMAYGEFAGLRARAGGWGELFGDEGSAHWIARAGLALFSRMSDGRAPRGPLLQLVRERLALRDDLDLCQVVYGDLKGERSRIAGLSRLVSEAAARGDSQAQTIIAAGASELAALVDAVRTGLGIDAAQCLAVSYTGGLFGEDGPLRAPFALALAARGASYRLVAPRLAPVLGAALYAARSSGSPLDFAALERLAD